GGTCCGCCGCCGACGCGCCAGCAGGAAGCCGCCCGCACCGGCGACGACCAGCAGGAGACCCGCCCCGGCGAGCAGGCCGGTGGAGGCGCCGGTGATCGGCAACTCACCGCCTGCTCCGCCGCCGGTCGGGTTCACCCGGATCGCGGCGGTGTCGTTGCCGGGGTCCAGATCCGCCATCGCGCCCTCACCCGACCTGGTCTTGAGCGTGACCGTGCCGGTCTGACCGCCGGCCCGGTCGACCCGGAGACCGAACTCGAACGCCACCCGCTCACCCGTGCTGATCGTGCCGCCGGCCTGGCACACGTAGCGCCGTCCGCCGGGCTTGCCGGGCGCGTACTCCTCGGAGTCCAGGTCGCTGCAGGACGTCGGGACGGTGACGGCGGTGACGCCGTCCGGCAGGGTCACGTGCGTCGGGACCTGCAGACCGCCCTGGCCGTCGGCCCCGGCGCGCGCCGGCCCGTTGTTGAGGTAGCCGACCCGCATCGGGACGGTGGCGCCGACCGCGCCTCGGACGGTCGCGCCCTCGGCGGCGACGTCGCCCCGCAGGTCACCGGCGACGTCCAGCCGTACCGAGATCTCGTTGCTGAATCCGTCGACGTCGGTCTGGGGGTGCGAGCGGGCCCGCATCTCGTCCACCGCCGCCAGCGTCAGTTCCTCGTCGGTCCCCCGGGGGCCGAGCGGTCCGGGCTTGCGGATCAGGTCCTGGTACTCCTCCCAGTCGGCCGGGGTGAACCAGGTGTAGTGGCTGTGGTGCCGGTTCGGTGCCCAACTGTCGGTCGGGACGGTCCCGCCGAAGGTGGAGTCCACCCGCACCGTCTCCCCGGGCTCCAGCGAGTCGTCGAACACGCAGACGAAGACGCTGTCGTCCCGTGCAGGATCGCCGTACTCGCAGTTCCGGTACCGCTTCGACGGCGTGAATCCGAGCGAGCCGGACACGTACAACCGCAGTCCGTGGGCGGTCGTCGTGCCACGGTTCGACACCGCCAACGGGACGTCGACGCGGGCACCGAGACTGCTGTCGAGGCGGAGGTCGCGGCCGTTCGCGCTGACGAGATCGACGCCCTCGCCGACGGTGACGGTGGCCCGGTAGGTCCCGGCCGCGAAGCGAGGCTCCGTGACGGTGACGACCACCTCACCGCGTTGGCCCGGCTTCGCGTCCGCCGCCGCCGTCACGCGCAGGCTGAACAGCTCCGTACCCCAGTCGGTGTCGGTCGTCAGAGCGCAGTCCAGCACGGGTCCCGCCGTCGTGCAGAGCGGAGGACCGCCCGCGTGTCGGACGTCGGCGAACGCCATCACGTCACTGCGGTCCACCCGCATCCGGTAGGTGGTGCCGTAGGTGCCGCCGCGTTGCTCGACCGACATCCACTTGCCTCCGACGCCGGGAGCGACGGTGACGCTCCGCAGGCGAATGTCGCTTCGCGGCGCGGCCGTCCGGTCGGCGGCGGCCGGAGGCGTCGCGGTCGGAGCCGAGGTGGTCGGCGCGGAGGTCGGTTCGGCCGCGGCGGGCGCGCCGCCGACGGCGGTGGCGACGAGTACGCCGACGACGGCCACACCGGCGAGCCGACGCCGGAGAGCGGAAGATGACATGGCGGATTCCTCAGGGTACGAACGACGAGGTGGAGCGGGGCTACCCGGCGGACGGCGGGCCGGGTGGGCCGTGCCGGGCGCGGAGCCGGAGCGTGGTGGTGCGGCGGATCCTGGGCCGGGTAAGCCTCTCACGGCGTCGGGCCGGCGCGGATCAGCCGGCCGGTTGCCGTCGCCGGTGGGAGAGGTCGGCATGGTGGTGCCCGCCCGGGTGGCTGTCCGGGTCGGTGTGCACGGTCGCGCTGGTCAACCGGGGCACCGCGTGGGTGAGCCGGTGCTCCGCGTCGGCGGCGATCTCGTGCGCGGCGACGAGGCTGAGACCGGCGTCGACGACCAGGTCCGCCTCGGCGTGCAGGCGGTGGCCGATCCACCGCAGGCGTACCCCGGTCACGTCCCGGACGCCGTCCACGTCGCGCAGCGTACGTTCGGCCCGGTCCACCAGCGTCGGGTCGACCGCGTCCATCAGCCGGCGGTAGATCTGCCGTCCGGCGTCGGCGAGCACGACGGTGATGGCGACGGCGATCGCGAGACCGACCACGGGGTCGGCCCAGCGCCAGCCGAGCGCGGCGCCGCCCGCCGCCGCGACCACGGCCAGCGAGGTGTAGCCGTCGGTGCGGGCGTGCAGGCCGTCGGCGACCAGGGCGGCCGATCCGATCCGCCGTCCGACCCGGATGCGGTAGCGGGCGACCAGTTCGTTGCCGACGAACCCGACGACACCGGCACCGGCCACCCAGGGAACATGACTCATGTCGGTGGGGTGCAGCAGCCGGCCGATCGCAGTCCACGCGGCGGCGACGGCCGACGCGGCGATGGCCGCCACGATGATGATGCCGGCGATGTCCTCGGCCCGCCCGTACCCGTACGTGTAGCTGCGGGTGGCCGCCTTCCGTCCGAGCAGGAAGGCGATGGCGAGCGGGACGGCGGTCAGCGCGTCGGTGACGTTGTGCAGGGTGTCGCCGAGCAGCGCCACCGAGCCGGAGTGCACCACGATGACCGCCTGGGCGGCGGCGGTGACACCGAGCCCGACCAGCGAGATCCACAGTGCCCGCAGCCCCTCGCGGGAGGTCTCCAGCGCCGGGTCCACCCGGGTACGCGAGTCGTGCGAGTGCGGTACGGCCGCATGCCGCAGCCGGTGCCACCGGCCGGGCCTGCCGTGGTGACGGTGGTCGTCACGGCGGTCGTGGTCGTGGTGGTGGTGATGATGGTCGTGCCGGCCCTGGGTCACGTGTCCCCCCGAGGAGAGCGGGGCCTGTGGTCCCGGCGATAATATGTGCCCATGTACGCACGCGACAACGTTGCAGGAGCCAGTGAGCGGCAACAACCCACCCCTGGCGACGGTGAGGTCGAGGCGGCCGTGCAGATGCTGCGGATGCTGGCCGACGGCACCCGGCTCCGCCTGATGTGGCTGCTCAGCGCGGGCGAACACGACGTCGGTTCCCTGGTCACGGCCGTCGGTGCGGCCCGCCCGGCGGTCTCCCAGCATCTCGGCAAACTCCGCCTCGCCGGGCTGGTCAGCGTACGCCGGGACGGTCGCCGCGTCCTCTACCGCGCCCGCGACGGCCACGTACGCCGACTGGTCGCGGAGACGCTGCACGCCGCCTCCCACCGGGTGACCGGTACCCCCGAACACGACTGACCGGCCCTGTCGTGGCGCCGGAACCGGAGGTCGAGGGGTCGTCCATCGCGGAGGCGTCTGCGGGACCGTGTCGGAGTGCTTCGCGGTCGGTCCGGTGGGCGGTCCGCTGCGACAGGGCAAGGGGTACCCGGCCGCTGTCGAGCTGAGAGCACAGACGGTTCAGCTCGACAGGGCCCCCGCTGTAGGTCGGCTGCCCTCGGCCACGGCTCGGACGGTCCGGGCACCGGTCAGGACGAGGCGTCCTGCACCAGCCGGAGTTGGCCGATCTCGGCGACGTTCTTCATCAGCTCGGCGTTGACCCAGGCGAGCAGGTGCGCGACGGTGTGTTCCGGATCGCGCGGCCAGGGAAACGGGGCCACCTCGTCGAGGTCGGCGTCGGAGAGCCGGTCCAACACGGTCGACCACTCCGTCCGCAGTTCGCGCAGCCAGGACACGGTGGGCTCGCCGTCGCCCGGCCAGTGGACGTCGGTGCGCTCCCGTGGTGACCGGCCCTGAAGATGGTCGATGGCCACGCTCCACCACCAGCCGACGTGCCAGGTCAGCCAGGCGATGGTGGGGACCGGCACCGGGTCCGGCTCGGTGTCGGCCCAGTCCGGCACCCACCGGCCGGCGTCGTCCGGGCGGACCGTCCAGGAGAGCGCGGCGGCCTCGCGGCGGAAGTGCGCCGGCTCCAGCCGGTCCAGGTGGTACTCGAACAGCGACCAGGTCAGGTCGAACTGCCAGCGCAGCAGGTCACGACGGGAAGACGGCATCCGGCGATCCTCACACCCGGTGGCGGCCCGGTCGAACGGTTATCCCGGCCCGGCCGCGGTCGGGGACCAGGGCCAGGGCACGTCGCGGAAGGCCGCCTCGACGAGCAGCGCCTCGACGCCGCGCAGGAACGGCGCGATCCGTTCCGCCGGGAAGTAGCGGGTGTCGGCGGTGACGACCAGTTCGACCGCGCCGGGCGCGTCGAGCACCTGGACCCGGCAGCGCCACGGGAACCGCTCCAACTCCGGCAGCCAGCGGAACGCGCTGTCGCCGACCATCGCCCGCAGGGCGGTCTCGTCCGGGCCCGCCGCCGTCGGGTCGACGTCGCGGGCCAGCCGGGCGTCGTTGAGGTAGCAGTACGCGGACAGGAAGGTCCGGTGGTCGTGGCCGAGGTCGGTGAAGGTGCGCTCCCACACGGCCGGGTCGTAGTAGGCGTGCCGGTAGGCGTCCAGCGCTCCCCGCCGGGCCCGGGACAGCAGGTCGGCGAAGCCGGGCCGGTCGGCCAGGTCGAGCCGACAGAGCCCGATCTGGTTGAGGGTGCCGACCGCGTCCTGGTGCCCAGGCTGGAAGCGGTTGCTGGCCATCACCACGATGCCGCAGGACTCCTGCCCGCCGTCGCCGGTCAGCCCGGCGGCGGTCGCCGCCAGCACGACGTTGGAGGTGCTGACGGCGTTGCGGGTCGCGATCAGGCCGGCCGCGTGGTGGACGGCGCGGGAGACCAGCGACCCACGCCGGTAACGGGGTGCCGGCGCGGCGCCGACCGGGTCGGAGAGGTTCGCCGCCAGGCCGGGCAGCTGCCGCACCCAGTACGCCACCGCCCGCTCCGACCGTCGTCGTCCGGCGTCGCGCTCCCGCCCGGCGAGGTCGACCGACTGGAGGCCGACCGGCGTGTCCAGGGTGCCGTGCCGCAGGAGCCTGCGCAGGTCACGCAGCACGACGTCGGTGGCGTGGAAGTCGACGGTGGCGTGGCTGAACACCAGCACGATCTGGCGTACCCGGTCGTCGACGGTGACCAGGGCGACCCGCAGCGGCCACTCGGCGACGTGGTCGAAGCGCGACGCGCGCAGCCGGGCGGTCAGCTCCGCCGCGAGCGCGCGGCCGTCGGGGTCGTCCACCGGCCGGGGTACGGCGTGCACGCCGACGGGCAGCCGCCCGGTCGCCGCCATCTCCTGGTGCACCTCGTCGTCCCGGCGGCGGAACCGGGTGCGCAGCGATCCGTGCCGGGCGACCAGTGCGCCGAGGGCCCGCACCGCCTCGGGGACGGTCACCTCGGTCCGCGCCGACACGGCGAGCGTGCGGGGGAGACTCAGCACCCGGTACGCGGCGGGGGACTCGAACTCCTCCACGGTCCGCCACATGGCGCGTTGTCCCCAGGTCAGCGGCGCGCTGGCGGCCCGCCCGCCCGCGAAGTCCGCGTACGCCGTCTCCTCGGCGTGCCCGGCGCGGCGCGGGACCGGCCCGGCGGCGCCGGTGGACGTCGGTGACCAGGGCCATCGCACGTCGTCGAAGGCCGCCTCGACCAGCAACTCCTCCATGCCCCGCAGGAACGGCTCGACGGAGTCCATCGCGAGGTGCCGGGTGTCGACGGTGAGCGTGACGCCCACCGCGTCCGGCTCGTCCACGACGTGGGCCAGCAGGTGCCAGGAGGCCGCGTTCAGCCCGGCGGTCCAGGAGAAGTCACTCTGGGCGGTGGCCGCCCGCAACTCGTCCCGGGTCACCTCGGGCGGCTGGTCGAGGCCGCCGAGTGGCAGCCGGACGTCGTTGAAGTAGTGGTGCGGGTGGAACGCCGTCTCGTAGTCGACGCCCTGCTCCTCGAAGGCGTGCCGCAGCGCGGACGGCTGGTAGTACGCGTGCCGCAGGCCGTTCAGCGACGCCGCCCAGACCCGGCGCAGCAACTCGGCGAAGTCGGTGCACCCGGCCAGGTCCACCACGCAGAATCCGATCTGACCGAGGTTCGCCACCGCCTGCGCGTACTCGGTGCGGAACCGGTTGTGCGACATCGGGAAGAGGCCGGACAGTTCGTGCCCGGAGGTGCGTACGGCCATCGCCTGGTAGCCGGCGAGCAGTGCGGCGGAGACGCTGACCCGATGTCGGGCGGCGACCAGCCGGGCCGCCCTGTCCATCGCGGAGGAGACCAGGACGCCCCGACGCAGGTGCGGCGTCAGCCCCGGCCCGGCCGGGACCAGCGGCTGCCGGGGGAGCCGGTCGAACTCCCGCTGCCAGTACGCCACCGCCCGCTGTGAGCGCCCCCGGTCGGGTCCCTGCTGGAGCCGGGCCACCTCCGCCGACTGCGGACCGGCCGGAGTGTGCAGGCCGCCGCGCAGCAGAAGCAACCGCAGGTCACGCAGCACGATCTCGACCGCGTGGGCGTCCACCGTGGTGTGGCTGAACACCAGCACGATCTGGCGTACCCGATCGTCCACAGTCACCAGTGCGACCCGCAGCGGCCACTCGGCCGAATGGTCGAACGCGACGTCGCCGAGCCGTTCGGCGGCCTGCCGTGCGGCCTGCGCACCGTCACCGGTGCCGGGATGGAGCAGCAGCGGGAACAGCCCGGCGGGGGCGACCTCCTGCCGGGACTCGCCGTCGACGACCGGGAGCCGGGTGCGCAGCGCGGAGTGCCGGCTGACCAGCGCACCCACCGCCCGGGTCGCGGTCGTCACGGTCACCCCGGCGCGGGGGGAGACCGGCACGGCCCGCCGCAGGTTGAGGAACCGGTGGTTGGAGCCGAACCGGGCGATCGAGCGCAGGAGGACCTGCTGAGCCCAGGTCGGCGGCGCCGTCCCGGCACCACCACCGGAGAACTCGGCGTAGCGCAGCGGTTCTGCCGCCCACTCGGCGGGGACCACCGTATCCGCGAATCGCATTCCTGACGGTACGACGGTCCGTTCCGCTGCTGGATCGATCGATCGAGTCCTACACAGTGGACCGATCAGCCGATCCACCCTCTGGGAAGCGGGATGCAGACTACTGACTCCCGTCCGTCATCGGATTGAGGCATAGCGTGACGAACGTCGACGTGCCGGCCCGAGACACCACCGTCATCCCGACGGCGACTCCGCCCGCCGGAGCGCCCCGACTCTCCTTCGGCCAGGAACGGATCTGGTTCACCGAACAGCTCGTGCCCGGCACCGCCGCGTACCTCGTCCACTCGACCGTGCGGGTGCGTGGCCCGCTCGACGTCGAGCTGCTGCGGGCCGCCGTCGACGCGACCGCTGCCCGGCACGACAGCCTTCGCATGCGGTTCACCGAGAACGCCGACGGCGAGCCCGTCGTGCACGTCGCCCCCGAGGTACGGGTGCCGGTCACCGTGACCGCCGTGCCCGGTGAGGCCGAGGCCCGCGAGCTGGTGGCCGGCTCGGTCCGCACCCCGTTCGACCTCGGCGTCGCGCCCCTGCTGCGGGTGCTCGTCGTCCGGCTCGGCGACCAGGAGCACCTGGTGCATCTCGCCATGCACCACATCGTCAGCGACGGCTGGTCGCTGACCCTGCTGCTCGACGAGATCGCCGCGACCTACGGCGCACTGCGCGACGGCACGCCACCGCCCCCGGCACCGGCCACCGGCTACCTGGAGTACGCGGCCTGGCAGCGGGACCGTCTCGACGGACCGGCCACCGGGGACGGGTTCGCCTACTGGACCGGAGCACTGGCCGGCGTACCCGCGCTGGAACTGACCACCGACCGGCCCCGCCCGCCGGTGCAGTCCTACGCCGGTGCGACCCACCGCTTCACCCTCGACGCCGACCTCACCGACGGACTGCGCCGGCTCAGCCGCGCCCACCGGGCCACCCTCTACATGACCCTGCTCACCGGCCTGCAGGCGGTGCTGTTCCGCTACAGCGGCCAACGGGACTTCGCCATCGGCTCGCCGGTCGCCGGTCGGGTGGTGCCGGAGCTGGAGAACCTCGTCGGTCTCTTCGTCAACACCCTCGCCCTGCGCGCCGACCTCTCCCCGGTCGCCGCGACCGCCGACAGCGCCGCCGTCGAACCCAGCTTCGCGACCCTGCTGCGGCGCACCCGCACCACCGTCGTCCGCGCCCTGGCCCACCAGGAGATCCCGTTCGAACGCCTGGTCAAGGACCTGAACGTCGCCCGGGACGTGAGCCGCTCCCCGGTGTTCCAGGTGCTGTTCACCCTCCAGAACTTCGCGCCCGGCGGCACCCGGTGGCCCGAGGACCTGCGCGCCGAGGGCGTCGGGACCGACGTGGCCAACGCCCGCTTCGACCTGTCGCTCTACGTCGGCGAGTCCGCCGACGGGCTGCGCGGCATGGTCGTCTACGACACCGACCTCTTCGACGCCGCCACCGTACGCCGGCTGACCGCAAGTCTCGCCACGCTGCTGCGCGCCGCCGTCGCCCGGCCGGACCTGCCCGTCGTCGACCTGGACCTGCTCGACGCGGACGAACGGGACCGGGTGCTGGCCCTGGGCCGACCCGAGCACGACGCGGTGGCCCGGGTCACCGGCGCGGCGACCACCCTGGCCGAGCTGATCGGCCCGCACGTCGCCGCCACCCCCGACGCCCCGGCGGTGGTCCTCGGCCCGGACACGCTCACCTACCGGGAACTGGACCGGCGGGCCAACCAGCTCGCCCACTGGCTGCGCCGCCGGGGCGTCGGCCCGGACCGGCTGGTCGGGGTGCTGCTCGACCAGTCGGTCGACCTGGCCGCGACGCTGCTCGGGGTGCTGCGGGCCGGTGGGGCGTACCTGCCGCTGGACCCGGAGCAGCCCCCCGCGCGGCGGGACCTGATGCTCGCCGACGCCCGTCCGACCGTGGTGCTGACCAGCTCCGCCCTGCGTGACGGGCGGCCCGCCGAGGCGAACACGGTCGCCCTGGACGAGATCGCCGACGAGGTCGCGGCCCAGCCCGACACCGCGCCGGAGACCGGCACCACCGGCGAGCACCTCGCGTACGTCATCTACACCTCCGGCTCCACCGGCACCCCGAAGGGGGTCGCCGTGGCACACCGGCAGGTGCTGCGCTACCTCGACGGGGTGGCCGACCGGTTCGGGGTCGTCCCGGCCGCCCGGTACGGGCTGATGCAGTCGATGTCGTTCGACTTCAGCGTCACCCTCTTCTATCTGGCGCTGGCCACCGGTGGCGCGGTGCACCTGCTGCCCCGCCGGTGTACCGGCGCGGAGCTCGCCGAGCGGCTGCGGACCGCCCGCATCGACTACCTGAAGATCACACCGTCGCACCTGTGGGCGCTGACCGCCGACGCCGCACCGGGGGAGCTGCTGCCCGCCCGCGCGCTCGTGCTCGGTGGCGAGGCGTCCGACCTGGACCGGGTCGGCCCGCTCGCCGCCGCCGGTCCGGCCCGGGTCTTCAACCACTACGGCCCCACCGAGGCCACCGTCGGCGTCACCACCTACGAGGTCACCGCCGACGCGCCGACCAGCGGACCGGTGCCGATCGGCCGGCCCCTGCCGCACGCCCGGGTGTACGTGCTCGACGAGCGGATGCGTCCGGTCCCGGTCGGCGTACCCGGTGAGGTGTACCTCGGCGGTGACCGGCTGGCGCGCGGCTACCTGAACCGGCCCGACCTGACCGGCGAGCGCTTCGTCCCCGACCCGTACGGTCCACCCGGCGCGCGTCTCTACCGCACCGGCGACCTGGGACGCTGGCGCGCCGACGGGCAGCTCGTCTTCCTCGGCCGCCGCGACCACCAGGTCAAGATCCGTGGCTACCGGGTCGAGCTCGGCGAGATCGAGGCCGCGCTGCGGGACTGCCCCGGGGTACGGCAGGCCGCGGTGCTGCTGCGCGACGAGCGGCTGGTGGCGTACCTGGAGGCGGCACCCGACGAGGCCGTGCCCGAGCCGGCCGCGCTGCGTCGGCGGCTCGCCGACCGGTTACCCGAGCACATGGTGCCGAGCCGGTGGGTTGCCCTGGACCGGCTGCCGTTGCAGGAACACGGCAAGGTGGACCGGCGGGCCCTGCCCGAGCCCGTCGACGACGCCCCGACCGGTGCGCGGGAGACGCCGACCGGGCCGGTCGAGACGCTGGTGGCCGACGTCTGGCGAGCCGTTCTCGGGGTGACCGAGGTCGGCGCCACCGACGACTTCTTCGAGCTGGGCGGGCACTCCCTGCTGGCCACCCAGGTGGTGGCCCGGCTCCGTCGGGAACTGCCCGACGTGGTCGGCACGGACGCGCCGCCGGTCAGCGTGATGGACCTGTTCCGCCACCGCACCGTACGCGAGCTGGCCCTGCTGGTCGCCGGGGACGGCACGGACCGCGGCGGGCTGCTGCACGAACTGACCCCGCCGACGCCCGCCGGCACCCGGATCGCCACCCTGGTCTGCGTCCCGTACGGCGGCGGCAGCGCGGTGGTGTACCAACCGCTGGCCGACGCCCTGCCGCCCGGGTACCGGCTGCTGTCGGTGGCCGTACCCGGGCACGACATCGGCCTCGCCGACGACCCGGCACCCATCGCGGAGGTCGCCGCCGACGTCGTCGCGGAGATCCTGCACCGGGTCACCGGGCCGCTGATCCTGTATGGACACTGCGGCCCCGGCGGGGCGCTGGCCGTGGAGGTCGCCCGCCGGCTGGAGGCCGCCGGCCGGGACCTGGAGGCGGTGTACCTGGGCGCGGTCTTCCCGTTCGCCCGTCCCGTCGGCGGCCTGCTCGGCCCGCTGCTGCGACTGCGGTTGGCCGAGCGGCTGCGCAGCGACCGGATCTACCGCACCTGGTTGCAGGCGCAGGGCACCTCCATCGGGTCACTGGCACCGGACGAGGTCGCGTTCCTGATCCGCGCCATGCGGCACGACGCCGAGGTCTCCGAGGAGTACTTCACCGAGCTGATGCGGCGACGGGTCGGCCCGCTGCGGGCACCGATCGTCTCCGTGGTCGGCGAGCGTGACCGCAGCACCGACTTCCACGAGGAGCGCTACCGCGAGTGGCACTTCCTCAGCGACCGCACCGCGCTCGCCGTGATCGACGAGGCCGGACACTACTTCCTCAAGTACCGGGCGGCCGAGCTGGCCGAGATCGTCACCGACGTACACCGGCACCTCGCCGCGCCGCCGCCGTCCGCCGCGCCG
Above is a window of Verrucosispora sp. NA02020 DNA encoding:
- a CDS encoding metalloregulator ArsR/SmtB family transcription factor, with the protein product MYARDNVAGASERQQPTPGDGEVEAAVQMLRMLADGTRLRLMWLLSAGEHDVGSLVTAVGAARPAVSQHLGKLRLAGLVSVRRDGRRVLYRARDGHVRRLVAETLHAASHRVTGTPEHD
- a CDS encoding LPXTG cell wall anchor domain-containing protein, whose protein sequence is MSSSALRRRLAGVAVVGVLVATAVGGAPAAAEPTSAPTTSAPTATPPAAADRTAAPRSDIRLRSVTVAPGVGGKWMSVEQRGGTYGTTYRMRVDRSDVMAFADVRHAGGPPLCTTAGPVLDCALTTDTDWGTELFSLRVTAAADAKPGQRGEVVVTVTEPRFAAGTYRATVTVGEGVDLVSANGRDLRLDSSLGARVDVPLAVSNRGTTTAHGLRLYVSGSLGFTPSKRYRNCEYGDPARDDSVFVCVFDDSLEPGETVRVDSTFGGTVPTDSWAPNRHHSHYTWFTPADWEEYQDLIRKPGPLGPRGTDEELTLAAVDEMRARSHPQTDVDGFSNEISVRLDVAGDLRGDVAAEGATVRGAVGATVPMRVGYLNNGPARAGADGQGGLQVPTHVTLPDGVTAVTVPTSCSDLDSEEYAPGKPGGRRYVCQAGGTISTGERVAFEFGLRVDRAGGQTGTVTLKTRSGEGAMADLDPGNDTAAIRVNPTGGGAGGELPITGASTGLLAGAGLLLVVAGAGGFLLARRRRTRFVA
- a CDS encoding non-ribosomal peptide synthetase/MFS transporter — translated: MTNVDVPARDTTVIPTATPPAGAPRLSFGQERIWFTEQLVPGTAAYLVHSTVRVRGPLDVELLRAAVDATAARHDSLRMRFTENADGEPVVHVAPEVRVPVTVTAVPGEAEARELVAGSVRTPFDLGVAPLLRVLVVRLGDQEHLVHLAMHHIVSDGWSLTLLLDEIAATYGALRDGTPPPPAPATGYLEYAAWQRDRLDGPATGDGFAYWTGALAGVPALELTTDRPRPPVQSYAGATHRFTLDADLTDGLRRLSRAHRATLYMTLLTGLQAVLFRYSGQRDFAIGSPVAGRVVPELENLVGLFVNTLALRADLSPVAATADSAAVEPSFATLLRRTRTTVVRALAHQEIPFERLVKDLNVARDVSRSPVFQVLFTLQNFAPGGTRWPEDLRAEGVGTDVANARFDLSLYVGESADGLRGMVVYDTDLFDAATVRRLTASLATLLRAAVARPDLPVVDLDLLDADERDRVLALGRPEHDAVARVTGAATTLAELIGPHVAATPDAPAVVLGPDTLTYRELDRRANQLAHWLRRRGVGPDRLVGVLLDQSVDLAATLLGVLRAGGAYLPLDPEQPPARRDLMLADARPTVVLTSSALRDGRPAEANTVALDEIADEVAAQPDTAPETGTTGEHLAYVIYTSGSTGTPKGVAVAHRQVLRYLDGVADRFGVVPAARYGLMQSMSFDFSVTLFYLALATGGAVHLLPRRCTGAELAERLRTARIDYLKITPSHLWALTADAAPGELLPARALVLGGEASDLDRVGPLAAAGPARVFNHYGPTEATVGVTTYEVTADAPTSGPVPIGRPLPHARVYVLDERMRPVPVGVPGEVYLGGDRLARGYLNRPDLTGERFVPDPYGPPGARLYRTGDLGRWRADGQLVFLGRRDHQVKIRGYRVELGEIEAALRDCPGVRQAAVLLRDERLVAYLEAAPDEAVPEPAALRRRLADRLPEHMVPSRWVALDRLPLQEHGKVDRRALPEPVDDAPTGARETPTGPVETLVADVWRAVLGVTEVGATDDFFELGGHSLLATQVVARLRRELPDVVGTDAPPVSVMDLFRHRTVRELALLVAGDGTDRGGLLHELTPPTPAGTRIATLVCVPYGGGSAVVYQPLADALPPGYRLLSVAVPGHDIGLADDPAPIAEVAADVVAEILHRVTGPLILYGHCGPGGALAVEVARRLEAAGRDLEAVYLGAVFPFARPVGGLLGPLLRLRLAERLRSDRIYRTWLQAQGTSIGSLAPDEVAFLIRAMRHDAEVSEEYFTELMRRRVGPLRAPIVSVVGERDRSTDFHEERYREWHFLSDRTALAVIDEAGHYFLKYRAAELAEIVTDVHRHLAAPPPSAAPVRAEPGPPSVASPRPDGTPAAWQLAAVSQRGPDGPSGGSDGTATAPPPSMRRFGLVAAGQIVSGMGTALTTFAVPLWIYTQTGSLARFALFAVLALMPGLLVAPLAGAVIDRFSRRRVLLGACMAAGGGNAAMAVLVLTDVAQVWHFYPFTAWLSVALAFQRLAFVSAVPQLVPKRFLGHANGLAQTAVGLTQFTVPLIAVALLQAVGLRGILLIDVVSYLFAIGVLAVVRFPRTLALRRRESIGAEIVAGLRYALRRREFRAMLAFFAALNFFLFPVLFLLSPLVLGFADLNEVAQIALTGGVGAATGGLVMLLWGGPRKRRMRAVLLGTLGIAVAAVVTGLRPNLLVIGAGAFGMYLALAIVNGVYNTIIQTKVPPRVHGRVFALNQMVAQSTMPLGWGLVAPYAARVTEPMLLADGVLAGTVGAVIGVGPGRGHGLLYVLFGLCIAVTALVSLATPVLSRFDDEVPDAPPDDLVGIEERRARSAAGGDERVPAAATGGKAD
- a CDS encoding DinB family protein; the protein is MPSSRRDLLRWQFDLTWSLFEYHLDRLEPAHFRREAAALSWTVRPDDAGRWVPDWADTEPDPVPVPTIAWLTWHVGWWWSVAIDHLQGRSPRERTDVHWPGDGEPTVSWLRELRTEWSTVLDRLSDADLDEVAPFPWPRDPEHTVAHLLAWVNAELMKNVAEIGQLRLVQDASS
- a CDS encoding condensation domain-containing protein; translation: MRFADTVVPAEWAAEPLRYAEFSGGGAGTAPPTWAQQVLLRSIARFGSNHRFLNLRRAVPVSPRAGVTVTTATRAVGALVSRHSALRTRLPVVDGESRQEVAPAGLFPLLLHPGTGDGAQAARQAAERLGDVAFDHSAEWPLRVALVTVDDRVRQIVLVFSHTTVDAHAVEIVLRDLRLLLLRGGLHTPAGPQSAEVARLQQGPDRGRSQRAVAYWQREFDRLPRQPLVPAGPGLTPHLRRGVLVSSAMDRAARLVAARHRVSVSAALLAGYQAMAVRTSGHELSGLFPMSHNRFRTEYAQAVANLGQIGFCVVDLAGCTDFAELLRRVWAASLNGLRHAYYQPSALRHAFEEQGVDYETAFHPHHYFNDVRLPLGGLDQPPEVTRDELRAATAQSDFSWTAGLNAASWHLLAHVVDEPDAVGVTLTVDTRHLAMDSVEPFLRGMEELLVEAAFDDVRWPWSPTSTGAAGPVPRRAGHAEETAYADFAGGRAASAPLTWGQRAMWRTVEEFESPAAYRVLSLPRTLAVSARTEVTVPEAVRALGALVARHGSLRTRFRRRDDEVHQEMAATGRLPVGVHAVPRPVDDPDGRALAAELTARLRASRFDHVAEWPLRVALVTVDDRVRQIVLVFSHATVDFHATDVVLRDLRRLLRHGTLDTPVGLQSVDLAGRERDAGRRRSERAVAYWVRQLPGLAANLSDPVGAAPAPRYRRGSLVSRAVHHAAGLIATRNAVSTSNVVLAATAAGLTGDGGQESCGIVVMASNRFQPGHQDAVGTLNQIGLCRLDLADRPGFADLLSRARRGALDAYRHAYYDPAVWERTFTDLGHDHRTFLSAYCYLNDARLARDVDPTAAGPDETALRAMVGDSAFRWLPELERFPWRCRVQVLDAPGAVELVVTADTRYFPAERIAPFLRGVEALLVEAAFRDVPWPWSPTAAGPG
- a CDS encoding cation diffusion facilitator family transporter — protein: MTQGRHDHHHHHHDHDRRDDHRHHGRPGRWHRLRHAAVPHSHDSRTRVDPALETSREGLRALWISLVGLGVTAAAQAVIVVHSGSVALLGDTLHNVTDALTAVPLAIAFLLGRKAATRSYTYGYGRAEDIAGIIIVAAIAASAVAAAWTAIGRLLHPTDMSHVPWVAGAGVVGFVGNELVARYRIRVGRRIGSAALVADGLHARTDGYTSLAVVAAAGGAALGWRWADPVVGLAIAVAITVVLADAGRQIYRRLMDAVDPTLVDRAERTLRDVDGVRDVTGVRLRWIGHRLHAEADLVVDAGLSLVAAHEIAADAEHRLTHAVPRLTSATVHTDPDSHPGGHHHADLSHRRRQPAG